A window of the Roseovarius sp. S88 genome harbors these coding sequences:
- a CDS encoding methylenetetrahydrofolate reductase, translating to MIETTANEELLTYAPPPEGYVSHSRLERVLRSGRFAVTAELNPPDSADAADVYQAARPLGEVADAINATDASGANCHMSSIGICALLTRAGYSPVYQISCRDRNRIAIQGDVLGAAALGVSNVLCLTGDGVGVGDQPGAKAVFDFDSLSLLRTIRTMRDEGVFLSGRKITRPPHLFLGAAENPCIQPYEWRPDRLIKKIDAGAEFIQTNYIYDIPLFEAFMARVRDAGGDKRAFIIAGVGPLASAKAARWMRNNVPGIHIPDQIIDRMEAADNPSETGKQICIELIQQLREIKGVAGVHIMAYRREQLVSSIVMDSGVLTGRRKGKARP from the coding sequence ATGATAGAGACTACTGCAAATGAAGAACTCTTGACCTATGCGCCGCCGCCTGAAGGGTATGTGTCGCACAGTCGACTGGAGCGCGTCTTACGTTCGGGTCGATTTGCTGTAACAGCGGAGTTAAATCCGCCTGACAGCGCGGATGCAGCGGATGTCTATCAGGCGGCGCGACCATTGGGCGAGGTGGCGGACGCGATCAATGCAACGGATGCCTCAGGTGCTAATTGTCATATGTCATCCATCGGCATTTGCGCTCTCCTGACCCGGGCGGGGTATTCGCCTGTCTATCAGATTTCCTGCCGGGACCGGAACCGGATCGCGATACAGGGCGATGTGCTGGGGGCTGCGGCGCTAGGTGTCTCCAATGTATTGTGCCTAACTGGAGATGGCGTCGGGGTCGGCGATCAGCCTGGGGCAAAAGCAGTTTTCGATTTTGACTCTCTCTCGCTCTTGCGCACCATACGCACTATGCGAGACGAAGGTGTTTTTCTATCAGGTCGTAAGATCACGCGCCCGCCGCACCTGTTCCTTGGCGCTGCTGAGAACCCCTGCATTCAACCTTACGAATGGCGCCCAGACCGGTTAATCAAAAAGATCGACGCGGGTGCCGAATTCATTCAGACCAACTACATTTACGACATTCCATTGTTTGAGGCTTTCATGGCGCGAGTGCGTGATGCGGGCGGCGATAAACGGGCTTTTATAATCGCGGGCGTGGGCCCGCTTGCTTCGGCCAAGGCAGCCCGATGGATGCGCAATAACGTGCCTGGCATTCACATCCCTGACCAAATCATCGACCGGATGGAAGCGGCCGACAACCCATCTGAGACGGGCAAGCAGATCTGTATCGAATTGATACAGCAGTTGCGCGAGATAAAAGGCGTCGCCGGCGTACACATAATGGCTTATCGCCGCGAGCAACTCGTCTCCAGCATCGTAATGGATTCCGGTGTTCTGACGGGGCGGCGAAAGGGAAAGGCACGCCCCTAA
- the torT gene encoding TMAO reductase system periplasmic protein TorT, whose product MKIMNKSLRFAAIAGLALSLGGAAAAGDTWEWWPNSAEKISGDVVETFDYTPRMDAPSQKWHVCVLLPHLKDTWWVGIGVGAMKEAERQGIKASLFQAGGYTELNKQLSQFDDCVALGVDAILIAAISEGALKPKIEAAREKGVKLVAVGNPMSDDVTLDSAVFGDYNIDAEVAGKALVEHYEAMGKESARVINFAGVAGAGWAEQAAQGWTNAFEGTSVELVEHKYGETGKSTQLKLVEDTIQTYDDIDAYVGVAVMAEVAPDVLEEAGMAGNVDILAFYMSEGALNGVIDGSVLGVASNPMVVESAVAMDTAIRLLEGEEVPGRMRLPPVWIDKQFVETQDMSKFTPPDGWEVIYTVE is encoded by the coding sequence ATGAAGATAATGAATAAATCGCTGCGATTTGCTGCAATCGCAGGCCTGGCGTTGTCGCTGGGTGGGGCTGCCGCCGCGGGTGATACGTGGGAATGGTGGCCAAATTCGGCGGAGAAAATCAGCGGAGATGTTGTTGAGACATTTGACTACACGCCGCGGATGGATGCGCCATCGCAAAAGTGGCATGTATGCGTTTTGCTGCCGCACCTGAAAGACACCTGGTGGGTCGGCATCGGCGTTGGTGCAATGAAGGAAGCCGAGCGGCAGGGTATTAAGGCTTCGCTCTTTCAAGCTGGTGGGTACACTGAGCTGAATAAACAGTTATCGCAATTTGATGACTGTGTTGCCCTAGGCGTGGATGCTATCCTGATTGCTGCAATCTCCGAAGGAGCACTGAAACCGAAGATCGAAGCCGCTCGAGAGAAGGGCGTTAAACTGGTGGCCGTCGGCAATCCGATGTCCGACGATGTCACGCTCGATTCAGCGGTTTTTGGGGACTACAACATTGATGCTGAAGTGGCCGGCAAGGCGCTGGTGGAGCATTATGAAGCCATGGGCAAGGAAAGCGCCCGCGTTATAAACTTTGCCGGTGTCGCCGGTGCAGGGTGGGCCGAGCAGGCTGCGCAAGGGTGGACCAACGCCTTTGAAGGCACGAGCGTTGAGCTAGTCGAGCACAAATATGGCGAAACCGGGAAAAGCACACAGCTCAAACTTGTTGAAGATACCATCCAGACCTATGACGATATCGACGCTTACGTCGGTGTGGCTGTCATGGCCGAAGTTGCACCTGACGTTTTGGAAGAAGCAGGGATGGCAGGTAACGTCGATATTCTGGCCTTCTACATGTCCGAAGGCGCTTTGAACGGCGTGATAGACGGATCGGTACTTGGCGTTGCCTCGAACCCTATGGTCGTTGAGTCAGCGGTGGCGATGGACACAGCAATACGTCTGCTTGAAGGAGAAGAGGTGCCGGGTCGCATGCGCTTGCCACCGGTCTGGATCGATAAGCAATTTGTTGAGACGCAGGACATGTCAAAGTTCACGCCTCCCGATGGCTGGGAAGTGATCTACACTGTCGAGTGA
- a CDS encoding sugar ABC transporter ATP-binding protein: MTANSATNPTGASAKVDTPLIDMKGIQKRFPGVLALDQIEFELRPGEVHVLFGENGAGKSTLINVISGTFPQDGGIYKFCGGVLSNLNPYRARQIGISPVFQEFSLAPDLTIEENLFLGREVSKGGVLNKGEMRTKVAQVLESLGFDLLAKQRVAELSRAQQQMAEIAKALLHDVRVLILDEPTASLSERETERLFEIIDDLKAQGVGIIYVSHRMAEIKRLADRVTVLRDGRLVGTVEAELVSEEKLIEMMTGRTFEAMFPQIENRAGDTLLQTSGLTTRDRLVDNVDFSVKAGEVVGIAGLVGCGKSELARAVFGLEDIESGRIELMGQTVTRPSPAHMLNRGLCYFPSDRVAEGLALPRSIRENMTLAALDLKAFASHGFLKINSERRIAEEMIRRLTVAPSDPEKRVEFLSGGNRQKVMLARGLERDVKVYLFDEPTVGIDVGAKTEIYNLIKEMAEGGAAVVVISSELPEVIHLSHRAYVMHRGALVAELTGDEINEATILAHFFDRDHLDEASSPSLRDAG; encoded by the coding sequence ATGACCGCGAATTCAGCCACCAATCCAACAGGCGCATCTGCAAAGGTGGACACTCCTCTCATCGACATGAAGGGGATCCAAAAACGCTTTCCCGGTGTGTTGGCACTGGACCAGATCGAGTTCGAATTGCGTCCGGGAGAAGTGCACGTTCTATTTGGCGAGAACGGTGCTGGAAAATCCACATTGATCAATGTCATTTCAGGAACCTTCCCTCAGGACGGTGGTATTTACAAATTTTGTGGCGGAGTCTTAAGCAACCTCAATCCGTATCGTGCTCGCCAGATTGGGATCAGCCCGGTGTTTCAGGAGTTCAGCTTGGCTCCAGATCTGACCATAGAGGAAAACCTATTTCTGGGGCGGGAGGTCAGCAAGGGCGGGGTTTTAAACAAAGGCGAAATGCGCACGAAGGTCGCGCAGGTCCTGGAATCTCTCGGCTTCGATCTGTTGGCAAAACAGCGGGTGGCTGAGCTGTCACGCGCTCAACAACAGATGGCGGAAATTGCAAAGGCGCTTTTGCATGACGTACGCGTTTTGATCCTGGATGAGCCGACGGCGTCTCTGAGTGAGCGAGAAACTGAACGGTTGTTTGAAATTATTGACGATCTCAAAGCCCAGGGAGTCGGGATCATCTACGTGTCGCACCGCATGGCGGAAATCAAACGCTTAGCAGATCGCGTCACAGTGTTGCGGGATGGGCGGCTCGTCGGGACAGTTGAGGCCGAGCTGGTGAGTGAAGAGAAATTGATCGAAATGATGACCGGTCGAACATTTGAGGCGATGTTCCCCCAAATTGAAAATCGCGCAGGTGACACGCTTTTACAGACCTCCGGACTAACGACGCGGGACCGGTTGGTGGATAACGTGGACTTCAGCGTCAAAGCTGGAGAGGTCGTGGGAATTGCCGGGCTGGTAGGCTGCGGCAAATCGGAATTGGCACGTGCTGTTTTTGGTCTCGAAGACATTGAAAGTGGCAGGATAGAGTTGATGGGGCAAACGGTCACGCGACCGTCACCAGCACATATGCTTAATCGCGGCTTGTGTTACTTCCCATCAGACAGGGTGGCGGAGGGTTTGGCTTTACCTCGGTCGATCCGCGAGAACATGACGTTGGCGGCACTTGATTTGAAAGCCTTTGCATCTCACGGTTTTCTGAAAATTAACTCTGAACGTCGCATCGCAGAAGAGATGATCCGACGTTTAACAGTAGCCCCAAGTGATCCGGAGAAACGTGTCGAGTTCCTGTCGGGTGGGAACCGCCAAAAAGTGATGCTGGCCCGTGGGCTTGAGCGGGATGTTAAGGTTTATCTTTTTGACGAACCGACAGTTGGCATCGATGTCGGTGCGAAAACGGAAATTTATAACCTCATTAAGGAAATGGCAGAGGGCGGGGCTGCGGTGGTCGTCATCTCGTCAGAGTTGCCCGAAGTGATCCACCTGTCGCATCGAGCTTACGTGATGCACCGGGGTGCATTGGTGGCCGAGTTGACAGGAGATGAGATCAACGAAGCGACAATCCTCGCGCACTTCTTTGACCGCGATCATCTGGACGAGGCAAGCTCGCCATCGCTTCGGGATGCAGGGTAG
- a CDS encoding ABC transporter permease yields the protein MTAIIWTRQARHRFGMQGSAIMEKTLNPIHKAESRQSAVMRRLMVLGLLPLLMIVLCIVLGLVEPKFLRSANLINVLRNASFLMLIASGQMMVLIIGGFDLSIGAVVALTSVTTALSMNALIALFPDSYLLVISLGVLAGLGAGAAVGLLNGFVVALMKVSPFMVTLGTLSIASGLALYMTQGVPVYGMPDLFTRDFGRMRIFNLPVVIYLTAAMLVLIWWMMNHTKFGKYMYAIGSNEHAARVSGVKVTFYIVATYTVCSMVAALTGILLTARVGSGEAGLGATLMMESIAAAVIGGVSLRGGVGRVEMVALGALFLALVTNAMNLLRVDSKLQTIVIGVVIILAVGIETYQSKRAKR from the coding sequence TTGACCGCGATCATCTGGACGAGGCAAGCTCGCCATCGCTTCGGGATGCAGGGTAGCGCAATCATGGAAAAAACACTCAATCCAATCCACAAAGCTGAAAGCCGGCAAAGTGCTGTCATGCGTCGCCTGATGGTTCTTGGACTTTTGCCGCTATTGATGATCGTTCTGTGCATCGTCCTGGGCCTGGTCGAGCCGAAGTTTCTGCGCAGCGCCAATCTTATCAACGTGCTGCGAAATGCCTCTTTCCTGATGCTGATTGCTTCAGGGCAGATGATGGTGCTGATCATCGGCGGCTTTGACTTGTCCATCGGAGCGGTGGTGGCGCTGACCTCTGTGACGACCGCACTGAGTATGAATGCACTGATTGCATTATTTCCGGATTCATATCTGCTTGTGATCTCTCTTGGCGTGCTGGCAGGACTGGGTGCTGGAGCTGCTGTTGGGTTGCTCAACGGTTTCGTCGTTGCCTTGATGAAGGTCAGCCCGTTCATGGTGACGTTGGGCACGCTGTCAATTGCATCAGGTCTTGCGCTCTACATGACCCAAGGTGTGCCGGTTTACGGGATGCCGGATCTCTTCACGCGTGATTTCGGGCGAATGCGGATTTTTAATCTGCCTGTGGTTATCTATCTGACGGCAGCAATGCTGGTTCTCATCTGGTGGATGATGAACCATACGAAGTTCGGCAAGTACATGTATGCCATTGGCAGCAATGAACATGCCGCGCGCGTCTCGGGCGTGAAGGTGACCTTCTATATCGTGGCAACCTACACTGTCTGTTCGATGGTGGCGGCCCTGACTGGTATTTTGCTTACAGCACGGGTTGGCTCCGGCGAGGCGGGCCTTGGCGCAACACTGATGATGGAAAGCATAGCCGCCGCGGTGATCGGAGGAGTTTCCCTGCGTGGTGGTGTGGGGCGTGTTGAAATGGTCGCCCTTGGTGCTCTCTTCCTGGCCCTTGTCACAAACGCAATGAACTTGTTGCGGGTGGACAGCAAATTGCAAACGATTGTCATTGGCGTCGTCATCATCCTGGCCGTCGGTATCGAAACCTATCAGTCCAAGAGGGCGAAACGATGA
- a CDS encoding ABC transporter permease, whose translation MSDQVNVNTASGSGLYKMMMGFFASYGFLPVILVFIYLGFGLVEPVFLTGANALNIIEQASYLIVLATAQMFVLLTRGFDLSLGVVVSVVSVASAMVMVSIAPEGEGPVILALTAGIFTALAVGATAGGINGLCVAYLGINPFVVTLGMQGIAFGLATTISGGFPVFGLPEVLINSLGQGGAWLGFLSPPVGVCIVILLLSHFILNYTVFGRSLYLLGSNPRAAEVGGLPWRRHNMMAYVLCSTIAAIGAILITARTGTGEPSTGGGLVLLSIAAAVAGGVSLRGGEGRVIHVVFGGLLVSVLSVGMNLARIDSFLQQVVLGFVVVGAVFLDRLRLRIRL comes from the coding sequence ATGAGCGATCAGGTGAATGTAAACACGGCGAGCGGTTCGGGTCTTTACAAAATGATGATGGGGTTTTTTGCTAGCTATGGGTTTTTGCCCGTGATCCTTGTCTTTATTTATCTGGGATTTGGCCTGGTTGAACCGGTCTTTCTAACCGGGGCAAATGCACTGAACATTATTGAACAGGCGAGCTATCTGATAGTTCTGGCGACCGCGCAAATGTTCGTGTTGCTTACTCGCGGTTTCGACTTGTCACTTGGCGTTGTTGTGTCTGTTGTCAGCGTGGCCAGTGCGATGGTTATGGTCTCGATCGCACCAGAAGGTGAAGGTCCTGTCATCCTAGCTTTAACCGCTGGTATCTTCACAGCACTAGCCGTTGGGGCAACGGCAGGGGGGATTAATGGTTTATGCGTTGCCTATCTCGGGATCAATCCATTCGTCGTTACCCTAGGGATGCAGGGCATCGCATTTGGGTTGGCTACTACGATTTCTGGTGGATTCCCTGTCTTTGGCTTACCTGAAGTGTTGATCAACAGTTTGGGGCAAGGCGGGGCATGGCTCGGTTTTTTGTCCCCGCCGGTTGGTGTCTGTATTGTCATACTTTTGCTGTCACATTTCATTCTGAATTACACCGTTTTTGGGCGCAGTCTTTATTTGCTAGGATCCAATCCGCGAGCAGCAGAGGTGGGTGGTTTACCCTGGCGGCGGCACAACATGATGGCCTATGTGCTGTGTTCGACTATTGCCGCCATAGGCGCAATCCTAATCACCGCGCGCACCGGAACGGGCGAGCCAAGCACGGGCGGCGGCTTGGTGCTGCTCAGCATTGCGGCAGCTGTTGCAGGCGGGGTGTCCTTGCGCGGTGGGGAAGGTCGGGTAATCCATGTTGTTTTCGGGGGTCTCCTAGTATCGGTACTGTCGGTGGGCATGAACCTGGCAAGGATCGACAGCTTCCTGCAGCAGGTTGTACTTGGGTTTGTCGTGGTCGGAGCAGTCTTTCTGGACCGTTTGCGTTTGCGCATCCGGCTTTAA
- a CDS encoding ABC transporter substrate-binding protein — translation MKNKGIFAMALAAPTFVFAAESSDPIVIPTHNWSSQIVMSHVVGDILESMGYTVDHIETGSNEVYEHLQKGEATIVVEVWEGVFGKLFDAALETGNVVDAGSHEATTREEWWYPDYVEEMCPGLPDWEALNACAAKFATDETGDKGMFLAGPEDWPQHHMERIKALDMNFQMVHAASAEALWSAIDEAKAEGRPVVLQNWTPNFVEAVHPGKFVEFPAYEAGCMEDASVGVNPEMAYDCGAPVDGYLKKAAWAGMKDKWPNAYAALERMSFTNAQIAEMAKLVDVDGMTPEAAAESWLSANETLWTPWVN, via the coding sequence ATGAAGAATAAAGGTATATTTGCTATGGCACTCGCTGCCCCAACTTTCGTATTTGCCGCCGAAAGCTCTGACCCAATCGTCATTCCGACGCACAACTGGTCCAGCCAGATCGTAATGAGCCACGTCGTCGGCGATATTCTGGAGAGTATGGGTTACACAGTTGATCATATCGAAACTGGCAGCAACGAAGTCTACGAGCACCTACAGAAAGGTGAAGCCACGATTGTGGTTGAGGTCTGGGAAGGGGTGTTTGGGAAGTTGTTTGATGCCGCCTTAGAGACCGGGAATGTGGTTGATGCCGGATCACATGAGGCGACAACGCGTGAAGAATGGTGGTATCCAGATTACGTCGAAGAGATGTGCCCTGGCCTTCCTGATTGGGAGGCACTCAATGCCTGTGCGGCAAAATTTGCGACAGATGAGACTGGCGACAAAGGAATGTTCCTTGCCGGTCCCGAAGATTGGCCACAGCATCATATGGAACGGATCAAAGCGTTGGATATGAATTTTCAGATGGTCCATGCCGCCTCGGCCGAAGCGCTTTGGAGCGCCATTGACGAGGCAAAGGCCGAAGGACGTCCCGTCGTTCTGCAAAATTGGACACCGAATTTTGTTGAAGCGGTGCACCCAGGCAAATTTGTTGAATTTCCAGCCTATGAGGCTGGTTGCATGGAAGATGCATCTGTTGGGGTTAATCCCGAAATGGCATATGATTGCGGCGCGCCTGTCGATGGCTACCTGAAGAAGGCGGCTTGGGCCGGAATGAAAGACAAGTGGCCAAATGCCTATGCAGCACTTGAGCGGATGTCATTCACGAATGCGCAGATCGCCGAAATGGCCAAACTTGTAGACGTAGACGGAATGACGCCCGAAGCAGCTGCCGAAAGTTGGCTTTCCGCAAACGAAACACTTTGGACGCCTTGGGTGAACTGA
- a CDS encoding aminomethyltransferase family protein has protein sequence MPDTAQTQGLDKVIHAHSHTVLKLNTKRFDKSPYFDKWATKDTIFGIYNTRLYAVSFGEDVIADYWQLRKGIMLYDVPEMPIAIKGPDAVKLLERALTRKIGNMGVWKARYAIACTPQGGIIMDGVVIRLAEDHFWYVQANGGFEHWLNLMSDGMDVEVSDPQSRVLQVQGPKALEFLEKACPGQKPERWGYFNAGRFSFNGMEAVVSRTGFTGEMGIEIYGNPENDPHKFWDYIFEVGKEFGLRMGAGGSMTLRRVEAGILDYDMDINPGTTPFDAGLESLVEFDNPDFIGRDALMKADKRRRLYGLKCETGIPRVGTRILDDGQDVARMTIGDWSPTLEKGIGYVLFDEPESSSGAWVGRTLQIETPDGNMHKAEIVELPFMDPDKRIPRGLETPPE, from the coding sequence TTGCCAGATACAGCTCAGACGCAAGGCCTCGATAAGGTCATTCACGCTCATTCGCACACAGTGCTTAAGCTGAACACAAAGCGGTTCGACAAATCACCCTATTTCGACAAATGGGCAACCAAAGATACGATCTTCGGTATCTACAACACGCGCTTGTATGCAGTGTCCTTTGGGGAGGATGTGATTGCTGACTATTGGCAGTTGCGCAAAGGCATTATGCTATATGATGTGCCTGAGATGCCGATTGCCATCAAGGGGCCCGATGCAGTTAAGCTACTGGAACGTGCGCTTACCCGAAAGATAGGAAATATGGGCGTCTGGAAGGCGCGCTATGCTATTGCCTGCACACCGCAAGGCGGAATCATCATGGATGGTGTCGTGATCCGTCTGGCTGAAGACCATTTCTGGTACGTTCAGGCCAATGGTGGCTTTGAGCATTGGCTTAATCTGATGTCCGATGGCATGGATGTCGAGGTTAGCGATCCGCAATCGCGGGTCTTGCAGGTGCAAGGCCCCAAGGCTCTGGAATTCTTGGAAAAAGCCTGTCCTGGGCAGAAGCCGGAGCGTTGGGGGTACTTTAACGCAGGCCGCTTTAGCTTCAACGGTATGGAAGCAGTTGTGTCTCGAACCGGTTTCACGGGAGAGATGGGAATCGAGATTTACGGTAATCCGGAAAACGACCCGCACAAGTTCTGGGATTACATCTTTGAGGTCGGGAAAGAGTTCGGCCTGCGCATGGGGGCGGGCGGGTCAATGACACTGCGTCGAGTGGAGGCTGGTATCCTCGACTACGACATGGACATCAATCCTGGCACGACCCCATTTGATGCAGGGCTTGAAAGCCTCGTGGAGTTTGACAACCCTGACTTCATCGGGCGCGATGCGCTGATGAAGGCCGACAAGCGGAGACGGCTATATGGGCTTAAGTGCGAAACTGGAATCCCGCGAGTAGGCACTCGGATTTTGGATGACGGTCAAGACGTTGCCCGCATGACAATCGGGGACTGGTCTCCCACATTGGAGAAAGGCATCGGCTACGTCCTGTTTGACGAACCAGAGAGTTCCAGCGGAGCTTGGGTCGGACGAACGCTTCAGATCGAGACACCCGATGGGAATATGCACAAGGCAGAGATTGTCGAGCTTCCGTTTATGGACCCGGACAAGAGGATCCCGCGCGGGCTGGAAACGCCACCTGAATAA
- a CDS encoding SRPBCC family protein, translating to MDMNGEQKINAPQAVVWQALNDPDMLRDSIPGCQELERTGENGFEATVKAKVGPVSAKFAGVVELLDINEPESYRISGEGKGGVAGFASGSANVRLVPNGETTTLLYTVNAKVGGKLAQIGSRLIDSAAKKMASQFFTKFSDNLEAYSPESPAEPAD from the coding sequence ATGGATATGAATGGCGAACAAAAAATTAACGCCCCGCAAGCCGTGGTTTGGCAGGCATTGAACGATCCGGATATGTTGCGTGATAGTATTCCAGGCTGCCAGGAACTGGAAAGAACCGGAGAAAATGGGTTTGAAGCCACAGTGAAGGCCAAGGTTGGTCCAGTCTCCGCGAAGTTCGCTGGAGTGGTCGAACTGCTCGATATAAATGAGCCTGAGAGCTACAGAATATCAGGAGAGGGCAAAGGCGGCGTCGCAGGATTCGCTTCGGGAAGTGCAAATGTCCGGCTTGTACCTAATGGTGAAACGACCACTTTGTTATACACCGTCAATGCCAAGGTAGGCGGCAAACTTGCTCAAATTGGCAGTCGGTTGATTGACAGTGCAGCCAAGAAGATGGCTAGCCAGTTTTTCACCAAGTTCTCAGATAATCTTGAGGCATATTCCCCAGAGTCACCGGCAGAACCAGCCGACTGA
- a CDS encoding (2Fe-2S)-binding protein, translated as MPTISMTVNGRDVSGDVEGRTLLVEFIRKNLRLTGTHVGCDTSQCGACVVHVDGRSVKSCTMLAVEAEGTTVTTLEGLTEDGKMHPMQEAFRDQHGLQCGFCTPGMVMSTIDLLRVNPNPSEAEIREWLEGNICRCTGYHNIVNAVQQVASGDAA; from the coding sequence GTGCCTACTATTTCTATGACTGTGAACGGCAGGGATGTGTCTGGTGACGTCGAAGGACGCACTTTGCTGGTTGAGTTTATTCGCAAGAACCTACGCCTGACTGGCACGCATGTTGGTTGTGACACGAGCCAATGTGGTGCCTGTGTTGTGCATGTCGATGGTCGGTCAGTCAAATCCTGCACGATGCTTGCGGTCGAGGCTGAAGGAACCACGGTAACCACGCTCGAAGGACTTACCGAAGATGGCAAGATGCACCCAATGCAAGAAGCGTTTCGCGATCAGCATGGCTTGCAATGTGGGTTCTGCACGCCTGGCATGGTGATGAGCACGATTGACCTACTACGGGTCAATCCCAATCCTTCCGAGGCAGAAATTCGCGAATGGCTTGAAGGCAATATTTGCCGCTGCACGGGCTATCACAACATCGTCAATGCTGTTCAGCAGGTCGCATCAGGCGACGCCGCTTAA